ATTCTGGCACTCTGACTGGACATTTCATCCATGCGCCTCGCGCCTGTAGGCTGCTCTTCTGCTTTCTCTGCTCGATCCATCCCTTCATGGGCAGACACCCTGCGCAACTTCCTCGGCGGGGACAGAACGGCAGGGCCACCTTGCAGGTTCAAATCAGGTATCTTGTTATTCCCTGAGTCCCCCTTTGGCTGTGGCCTTGGAAGCTTGAATGGGATTGTTGGAGCTGGTACTGATGAAAAGTACCTTGAACATGAAACAAAAGCGAGTTTTTTTATGCGTGCTGGTAATAATGAAAAACTTCAGTTTCAGAACATGAGCATACCTGTGCTCTAGAGCCTGCTGAGCAGTAATTCTTGCTTTTGGGTCATATGTGAACATTTTTGATAAAAGATCCAAAGCATCATCACTGGCCATTGGAAACAATGAACGAAGTGGAGGTGCAGAGACAAACTGGTATTCAACATAATCTGGAAGATAAACCATGTCTGGCCATTGTGAAGACTTTGGAGTTCCAAATGCTGCAAATATCTTCCCAAGCTGATCGATGTCACTAGAACCCTGCAATATGTACTTTTAGTAACTTGCGGTACCCCTGAAAGCTCCCCGAATACCAAAATAGCAATTGCAATTGCTAATCATCAACTTAAAAAGGAGTTTCATAGTCTCAAAATTtaacaaatcaacaaacacAGAATGGTTAGATCAACCCCCAGAACAATGTTTGTTGCCCTTCTCTTAGTAGCACAAAGGCAAAAGTTAACCCTAGTACAATAGATTAAACACACAACTTAATCCAGCAAAGAAGACCATTCATCAGAAGTTATGTCCTAAAGGATTTAAAATAGTAGTGCTTACAGAAGCAACATGTGTTAGTCCTGTGTTAAATGGTTAACTCAAAAACTTTACGGGACTACATAAAGCTACAAAGATAAATCTTGTCCAGAGAAACGTCTCCATCGAAAATCGAATAATAATTTACCTGCTATATGGAGGCAATGAGAAATAAATCTGACAAACATTTTCGATCAATTGCAGCTTCAGACTCAGAAAACAGCATTTGATGAGCACCTAGAACTTAAAAGGAACTAACACCAATACAACTGCAGCCAGTAAGAACGTGACTTGCAGCTTTCGTTGAAAAGGAAACCCATAAACAGTGAGCATAGAATAATTCTTCTCTAAGCATGGGTGATATTTACCAACAGGAAGATTGGTATCAACGGGACAGAGGATCAATGGCAAGATAAGGAAACAGACTGGTACAGCTGGCCTTGGTGACCATTTCGCTTTATTGAAATAGAGTTATGTACGATCACCAGCATTAGACGTTCATGTTATCCAGCCTCACAGACTCCTATATTTTTAACCCGAGATCAAGTCAACATACTGCCCCTTTGGTTTCTACCAATGAAACTTCCCTAAAGACATGTATTTCTCCTTCCAATTCCCCTCCATGTTCCCCAGCAGAGTATTcaaccaatccattcctagcaCCATGTCATAGGCAATCAGTGGCGACAGCCTCAGTTTAGCTTCAAATTCCACTCGCTGCACCTTCCAGGTACCCCCTTCGATACACTGCTTTACAGATCACGTTCTGACCATTAGCAACCATAACCACTATGGGAATGTTTGTACCAGCTTGGCTTCGATTTCTTAAACCTAAAGTTTCCTTCCCTCAGAAACCAGCAATTCCCAGATCAGAAATCCTATTTCCATCTCCTCTAGTTTTCCTAAACCAGGGCTGTTTCTTTTTCCAGCAGGGATATTATATAATACAAGCACAATGATACCCAAGTAAACGCTTAATTTTCCGTGGTAAAAACACCTCACCTAGTAGCCAGAACCCAGAAGTCAAGAACAGTATACTTCCACTAAAGAATAAAATGCACCGGAGGTCCCAATTCTTTCGCAAACGTCCCAAGTAAGTCCTAATTCTTTAAAACTGCACATCTTAGTCCTAAAAGTTTCATAAGTGATTCATCCCAGGTCCCTTACTTGCTCTGGCGCGTGCCGCCTGCCTACGTGGCTCTTCGGGCCCACCGGTCAGGTGCCAACGCGGACTGCGTTTTTGCAAATAACCCTCCATCCTTAGGTCTTCTCCCCCGTCACCCCCGCCTGTCtctgctctcctcctcccacccGCGAGTGAACCCTAAGTGCCGGCGGCTGGACTGCGCGCGGCGCAGCTTCGTCGGCGATGAAGAGAGGGAGTAAGGGAGCAGCCCCGGCACCACGAGCAGCACCAACACCATCGACACATTAACTCGCGGATGGGAGTGGTGCTGTCGGTGCTGCTCGTGCCCTGGGGCTGCTCCCTTACTCCCTCTCTTCATTGCCGACGAAGCCGCGCCGCGCGCAATCCAGCTGCCGGCACTTAGGGTTCACTCGCGGGTGGGAGGAGAGCAGAGACAGGTGGGGGTGACGGGGGGAAGACCTAAGGATGAAAGGGGTTATTTGCAAAAACACGGTCCGCGTTGGCACCTGACCGGTGGGCCCGAAGAACCACGTAGGCAGGAGGCACACGCCAGAGCGAGTAAGGGGCCTGGGATGAATCACTTATGAAACTTTTAGGACTAAAATGTGCAGTTTTAAAgaattaggactaacttgggaCATTTGCGAAAGAATTGGGACCTCCGGTGCATTTTACTTCACTAAACTAAAAACCGTTCTTAAACATAATTATATAATACAAGCACAATGATAACCAAGTAAACGCTTATTTTCAATAGTAAAAGAACCTCATCCAGTAGCCAGAACCCAGAAGTTAAGAACAGTATAGTTTCCTTAAACTAATAACCCTTCTTCAGCCGAAATATGTATGACCAGAACATATATCCTGTTCTCAGCTTTATGTTGCGGCccgaaaaaaaatactatgtGTATACATGTGCAGAGAACCAAATAAAATAGACTATTATACCAGAACAAATACGTGTCCTGCTCTCACCTATATGTTGCAGCCCAAGAAAAATAGTATGCATAATCGCATATACATGTTCAGATAACCCAAAAAAATAGACTATATACCAGAAGGTAGAAGAGGGAAAACACAAGGCAACATTTCTGCAGAAGAGTTTGGAAAGGAGTGATGACATAACTTTTCTTGTGAATCTTTTAAAGAGAGCGAAATCTACATGGTATTTTGAGAACGGGAAGAAAGCATAATTAATTTAGTGACATAACTAAATCTCGTATAACCTAGTACTAGCCATTTAGTGCACCGAACCAAATAAACGGAAGATTATTGTATCAGAATGAAGAGGAAAAACACAAGGGAAACATTTCAGCACGAGAGTTTGGGAAGAAGAGCGatgatataacttttgttgCAAAGCTTTTCAAGAAAGCAAAATCCACATAGTGCTTCCTTTTAGCTTTTGCCATTGTGAGACAGAAGAAAGCATAATTTAGTAGGGATGCAAGCAGGGTTCCATTTAACCCGCTTAGTTGACTTGCTAGTTCAAgaaatttgtttaaaatttAACTTGCAGATTTGGAAGTTGGTCTAGGAGAGGGACATGTGCGGGATCCGGTTTGCACCCCTATAATTTACTGACATAACTAAATATGGTATAGCTTAGTGCCCAATTATTTCTCTAGAACCTTCAGTTCCAAAACCAAACCAGTCATTGACCCAGCGGAGAGCATAATTCATTGCTTAAGTGGTCCCACTGGTTACCAAAGCAACAATACCGTGAAGGTTTAAATTCAAATTAATTGCATAATGACATATTTATGTGAACAAGTATACCAAAAACCATAACCAGGCTAAATTTGTCTGAACCTACCTTGATCAGACTTATATTTCAGTTCATTTAACACAGCTGGCACAAATGATGCTTGGATACTGTGGCTAGCAAATAGCTTGCTCGTTTACACACTCTACAGTCAAATGTTTGAATCCTCACAAAGCATTTGTATTATGTTATACATTAAAGAAGTTTGTCCAAGTTAATCCACTAGCTGGTTTAAAGCAGTCCACTTAGGCCTAATTCGGTTATCCCCAACCCGGTGGGGATCAACGTGGATCGGTCAAATTTTAGTTCAACTTCCCCAAGATCCCTGTCGATCCCTGCGGGTATTTGTGGAACCGAACAGGGCCTTATGAGGACAAATAATCACACAGTTTTTCCCAGTTGTGCTGACAGTTGGGCTCAACTCTGAAAACGACATTTTGATGTAAAAGCCAATCTCACACACATAGTTATCATATCGCCGATGAGTAATAAGCTTAGCCATACACATATTAATTTACAAGCATAGAAATAAATCGTAATCAGAAATAGATTGAAATGATTGAATATATTTACTACATTGAGAAAACTGAGAGGTTGTTAAACCTGGAGAAAGGGTCGTCTAAGCAGCAACTCAGCAAAAATACAACCGGCGGCCCAAATATCAACAGCTGATCCATATTGCTTAGTGCCAAATAATAATTCTGGTGCTCGGTACCATCGTGCAAAGACCTATAGGTAACATAGAAATGTTCAAATATCAAGTGTCCATTAAGAAAATATAACTCAAATGAAAGATGAAGTACAGATTTATCAAATCGCAGTAAACCACACTATAATAAGCTTATAGATGGCACTTGCCTGCGTGATATTCAATGTTACTGAATAAAAGCGATGGACTAAGGGGGCTGTCAGATATCATGTACGGAGtaacatttttgtttgaggTCAGATATAATGAAAATTAGCGACTGTGGTTCCTGAAGAAATGTCCTTTCTACAAGCATCATTTCTAATCAGTAGTGGTGACTTTCGATGTCTCCTTGCTCAATCAACAATTTTAGCATTTTTACTTAATTAGACCTCAATGAATTAAAAAAGATCTACAAGCTCATCTAGGAAGCAAATATCCTAGGAATATCATAAGGCCTTCAAACgtatacatttgtattttgTTCTATCAAGAACTTCTCTACTTCCTAGAAAACTCAGCAGCTTCAAGAATACTTCAAAAATTGTAAGATCAACACGCACTGGCAAGCATGTGCCATGTTCTTAATGATAAACTTTAAGTTAAAACCATCTGTAAACAATATTCAGACTTCCTAGAACAATATAAAACATAAAAAGTGATACTACAATGCATATCCACGGATATATATCAACAAAAACCTGGTGAGTGAAGTTTCGTTCTGGACTCCCAAATATGCGTGCCAGACCGAAGTCAGCAAGCTTGAGCTGTCCTTCAGCACCAATAAGTAAATTATTTGGTTTCATATCCCTGCAGCACAACATGTATTAAAGCCTCAAAGTTGCTTTCTCTTAAAGAAAATTAGGAAGATAGTTGGTACCTGTGTAGCACCCATTTCTTATGGCAGACAACCAGACCTTTCAACATCATCTGAATATATGATTTAGTGTCAGCTGGAGATAAAACAATGTTCCTATCGCGTATGACAGCTTCCAAGTCTGTTTCCATAAACTCAAATACAAGGTGCAAGTTTCCCTTGTATGGGAAAGCATCAATTAGCTCTATAATATTTGGATCTTTCAGCTCCTTAAGCAGTTTGATTTCTCTCAATGCTGTGAAGTTGACACCTTCCTTGTACTTCCCTAGCCGAATTCTCTTGATTGCAACTATCGACCCGGtctgaaaataaatagaaTGCAATTCATGATCATAAGCTCAAATGGACTGAAACATCACAATGAAATCCGAGCAAGCAACATCAGAACTTCAAAAGCAGGGAGTAAACTATCACAACATTGAACTCAAGAGCTAAAAGAATTAACTTGAGTGGAATGCTAACACCTTAGATCCCCAGGCTGCACCGCACATGAGTCCACAACAGAACAATCCAACCATCCCACAGATGCAAGACTACTAAACATCAAACGGGATAATCTGCGTTTCACTACAACAGATATGCCAAAACTAGCACTCAGCTAAAACCTACGGCGGCCAGTTTAGTCAGCGCTGTGACTGAACAAAATAAGGTGAATTGCATTCTCGTGAGAGCTAATCACACATGGCCGGAAAGCCAGCCTGCTCTGCCTCGGCAGAAAACAGCCCTAGCCAGTTTGAGTCCAAACATTCAGTGACTCAAAATCATGAGCTGCGGCGACCAAAAGTCCTAACCCTAAGCTCAATCGCTCTACCACCTATCTCGCACAAAGCCTAATTCTCGAGGCACAGGAGGGACAGGACTTGCTAAGGCCTAATTCTCGAGGGACGACCGTAGATCAGCGCCGCGAGGGTTTAGGAGTGTGGGGAAGGAGCGACCTTTGTGTCGACGGCCTTGAAGACCACTCCATACGTTCCCTCTCCGAGCACCTCGCGCTTCAGGTAGCGGTCCGCCACGCGCTTCACGcccgcgtcgtcgtcgccgccgctcgccatgGATAGGAGGTCGGGGCTCACCGCCTGCCTCCCCTCCGGAGGCAGCGGCAAGGGGATCCCGGAGCCCGCGGGTTTCCGGGGGTGGGTGCTCCCGGAAGAGAGAAGCAGGGGCGAGACGGCGGGGTTGGGGAGGCGCGGTGTTCTTCGTTACGGCCGGGGAAGAATTCCGTTCTCGTTTCCGCACTCTATTTCAGCTTCCTCCTAGGTATTGTGCGCGATTTCCAATCCCAAATGGCTTTGCCTTTTTTTGGTGGGCTGGGCAACCCTTTTGTTTTCCTCGGCTCCACGCCCTAGCTAGGTTTGGAATTGGATCGGGTGAAACTGGACCAGCTGCTGCTGAgagttttgttgttgttgcggACCGTTGGAAGCGCGAGCAAAACTGAAGAAAGACGCGAGCACGCGGTTTCAGAAAGTGACGTGTTTTTGTTGGGAAAGTAATTTCTCCGTTCGAAACATTTTTGCGACGGAACCACAGTTACATTTCACTGGTAAGTGTGTAcgtgcacgcacgcacgtccCCTAAAAATTAAAACGTATCTGTCAGTTTCAAATCTCATTTCTCTTCAAATAAGTTACTATTTtttattatctttttttaCTGAGTCTAAAATTTAAAACACGTCTTTCAAATCTCATCTCTCTTCAAAGTAAGTTGACTTTATTACCATTTTTTTACCGCCGCACTCAAATAGATGTCATGATATATGTTTATCATTGCATTAGATAAAATTCACAAGCACCGAAATATATTGTAATTAGTAGCAGAGATTATACTTAAAAGACCCCAATAGATCAGAAGTATTTTTCTGTCCATACTTGTACCGAAATTGCTAGCTTCTGACCCAAACCCAAAGTATctttttacataaaaaaatatatgatggCATCCTCTCCATCATATTGTACAATCAAGACAATAGCACCTGATTTGCACCCCCAAATTGTGATTTTTCTAGCACTCATTATTTATGTTTCTATCAGAGCCATTTTCTGGCCATCATTAATACTACTTTACATTAAACGAACTTcaatcaacaaacaaaaattagagaCGCCGAATTACACTCAGCAAGTTTGAGTCGACGAAAGCTTCAAgtaacttaaaaaaaaaagtatcatCAACAGCTCCTTGGTCTAGCTTGTATACATTGGAATTCTTCTCCTTCACAATCTGGCCAATTACAATTATCTATACCCAATCACTTTGGTCGAGTGCAAGAAATAGGAAAGCCATTACACACATTTTTCCATAATGTATCACACGTTTAAAATAGAGATCGTATCTAACCATAACCGTGATACTCCGGACC
The Brachypodium distachyon strain Bd21 chromosome 2, Brachypodium_distachyon_v3.0, whole genome shotgun sequence genome window above contains:
- the LOC100833383 gene encoding cyclin-dependent kinase D-1, which encodes MASGGDDDAGVKRVADRYLKREVLGEGTYGVVFKAVDTKTGSIVAIKRIRLGKYKEGVNFTALREIKLLKELKDPNIIELIDAFPYKGNLHLVFEFMETDLEAVIRDRNIVLSPADTKSYIQMMLKGLVVCHKKWVLHRDMKPNNLLIGAEGQLKLADFGLARIFGSPERNFTHQVFARWYRAPELLFGTKQYGSAVDIWAAGCIFAELLLRRPFLQGSSDIDQLGKIFAAFGTPKSSQWPDMVYLPDYVEYQFVSAPPLRSLFPMASDDALDLLSKMFTYDPKARITAQQALEHRYFSSVPAPTIPFKLPRPQPKGDSGNNKIPDLNLQGGPAVLSPPRKLRRVSAHEGMDRAEKAEEQPTGARRMDEMSSQSARIPMSVDVGVVFGTRPAPRPTLNSADKSRLKRKLDMDPEFGYAE